From Bdellovibrio bacteriovorus, a single genomic window includes:
- a CDS encoding alkaline phosphatase family protein, translating into MKIRTFKALTMAMASTFIVGMAAPVSQAHAFTMPWKKAEAAPQKVQTIVIGVDGLSYYAFKAAQREGLFKEFSQSGAHVAPFPSMTDLSWASVTHTADIFGNAGRIKSVEATYFDDATQSVQGDPRDYYRRLSFPKYYMGAFEFFFNPYVEALMYFPTEEVPKLEIKTVVDDLIAAKPKQFLTGYIGAIDSTAHTQKDRLFPVMRILDAELKRLLKSYKDKGQDVEVVLVSDHGNIGRFQEGKPEEELIGVNIGDVIQRAGLNNVQQLKDSKDVAVPLMALGTWAPVYLKDRKNMQNLIGEFRKENWFDLAVTINRNNESETLMAVTSQQGSAVIQYDKKNKLYYYYAETGNALRIDKEYISTKAAPKAIQPKDLVKASENSLYPDAIYRLVESASERNFDFPDFILTLKDGYYINSSLGAFTKMYRTHGSLTASSSYGLMASNKRAIPGQIRSKDILPYLGIEPKSLFGETSRRSDFSAQQALEDVVKNATRGVETEAKNLSQKRIFQHISRFVSDTRPYFLVSEMKSFMDAFKFDPFQKSPSQALTPMSFDISKFDVTTMISPEDIGAVTDAVLTSGSVDNLMNDPRVQKVKEKVGLLQDSKGAGIEWKQEEGATGLDSTLNKFKQYILPAKRAVMKMYQMPYLLEKSIVVQEKPYIPETRDLQFARTWTSNKSDLVKSYKALNSPSNKQVAQVQSLLKEAIKEAELEERVYPTALSKVYNEKLDDVTLVYVPGIYNSIFDREIFSLGLNAVSDEMGVRVITPPVEATCSSDYNAEIILKYLREDFKARQARGHKAPRYLIVGYSKGAVDTLHAFTKAGSFVSTYVKGFVAVAAPLHGSSILNTTDVPFALVSALSENEGPEVCKTEKTASKSITPTAMEAFWRKNETSLIGLTRYFSVTFESDPEDSHIFMKATKIIGQFDESNDGVVTVSSSKFPKKLMALDMGTIKADHLAGILSSRFNQKAFMKGLVQSMAELNVTDDKENLRWNTQVILAEANRHPFKTQSYARLGKDGLAKVYSLKAEHLVDFLPYGNSHELNRQLIPAVNDPASSYEVKTKLPSSQLSYDPYAVLDVQKLPDIMAVKKVSPATRANMPNGINIEYNHKNMVHFRMDHQFNYESRSPGGLDDNKDFGYITAEYNGEPWALMKSVNNSMRMTTLAYRFSPVEFSKMNLKLAVTKGVKGADPVKGKTGIDDSAFQVWFTVRIGKANGDRTLVDPKNDKVVLFGYYWGDEVSGEKRQAGQIFENWYSNKNIVVATLPEAKQLLLNNQDMLGKAQNYQRNLAEDLAKAFPGVSVDDMEIAAITIQHDSNDAKDSSEAYFKGLSFQP; encoded by the coding sequence ATGAAGATCCGTACCTTTAAAGCTTTAACAATGGCGATGGCGAGCACTTTTATCGTAGGCATGGCGGCACCGGTTTCTCAGGCTCACGCTTTCACGATGCCTTGGAAAAAGGCCGAAGCGGCTCCGCAAAAGGTACAAACAATTGTGATCGGCGTAGACGGACTTAGTTATTACGCTTTCAAAGCCGCACAACGCGAAGGTCTCTTTAAGGAGTTCTCACAATCAGGTGCGCACGTAGCTCCATTTCCTTCTATGACAGATCTTTCCTGGGCCTCCGTGACTCACACGGCAGACATCTTCGGTAATGCCGGTCGTATCAAATCTGTGGAAGCGACTTATTTCGATGATGCCACTCAATCCGTGCAAGGTGATCCTCGCGATTACTATCGTCGCCTTTCTTTTCCGAAGTACTACATGGGCGCTTTTGAGTTTTTCTTTAATCCGTATGTTGAAGCCTTGATGTATTTCCCAACAGAAGAAGTTCCAAAACTAGAAATCAAAACAGTTGTCGATGACCTTATTGCTGCTAAACCAAAGCAGTTCCTAACTGGCTATATCGGTGCGATTGATTCTACAGCGCACACTCAAAAGGACCGCTTATTCCCAGTCATGCGCATTCTTGATGCTGAATTAAAGCGTCTTTTAAAATCTTATAAAGACAAAGGCCAAGATGTTGAAGTGGTTCTAGTTTCGGACCACGGTAATATCGGACGATTCCAAGAAGGTAAGCCTGAAGAAGAATTAATAGGCGTTAACATTGGAGACGTAATTCAAAGAGCGGGTCTTAATAATGTTCAACAACTGAAAGATTCAAAAGATGTGGCTGTCCCTCTTATGGCATTGGGAACCTGGGCCCCCGTTTATCTAAAAGACCGCAAAAACATGCAAAACTTGATCGGAGAGTTCCGTAAGGAAAACTGGTTCGATCTTGCAGTGACTATCAATCGTAATAACGAAAGTGAAACTTTGATGGCCGTGACTTCTCAACAAGGAAGCGCCGTCATTCAGTACGATAAAAAGAACAAACTTTATTACTACTATGCCGAGACTGGAAATGCTCTTCGCATCGACAAAGAGTATATTTCTACGAAAGCGGCTCCCAAAGCCATCCAGCCTAAAGATCTAGTTAAAGCTTCTGAAAACTCATTATACCCAGACGCGATCTATCGTTTGGTCGAATCAGCTTCCGAAAGAAACTTCGACTTCCCAGATTTCATCCTGACTTTAAAAGATGGTTACTATATCAACTCTTCATTGGGCGCATTTACAAAAATGTACCGCACACACGGTTCATTGACGGCTTCATCTTCTTACGGATTGATGGCTTCAAATAAAAGAGCGATCCCTGGTCAAATCCGTTCTAAAGACATTCTTCCTTACCTTGGTATTGAACCTAAATCCCTTTTCGGAGAAACATCTCGCCGTTCTGATTTTTCAGCTCAGCAAGCGCTTGAAGACGTTGTGAAAAATGCCACTCGCGGTGTAGAGACGGAAGCAAAAAATCTTTCGCAAAAACGCATCTTCCAACATATTTCAAGATTCGTTTCTGACACGCGTCCGTATTTCCTAGTTTCAGAAATGAAAAGTTTCATGGATGCTTTCAAATTCGATCCATTCCAGAAATCGCCATCTCAAGCTCTGACTCCAATGAGCTTTGATATCAGTAAGTTCGACGTGACAACAATGATCAGCCCTGAAGATATCGGTGCGGTCACGGATGCAGTTCTAACTTCAGGTTCAGTTGATAACTTGATGAATGACCCGCGCGTGCAAAAAGTAAAAGAAAAAGTAGGTCTATTGCAAGACTCTAAAGGTGCGGGTATTGAGTGGAAGCAAGAAGAAGGGGCGACAGGCCTAGATTCTACTTTGAATAAATTTAAACAATACATCCTTCCGGCAAAACGTGCCGTGATGAAGATGTACCAAATGCCATATCTTTTAGAAAAATCCATCGTGGTTCAGGAAAAGCCTTACATCCCTGAAACTCGCGATCTGCAATTTGCTCGCACGTGGACTTCTAATAAATCTGACTTGGTTAAGAGTTATAAAGCTCTAAATTCTCCAAGCAATAAGCAAGTAGCCCAAGTTCAATCTCTGTTAAAAGAAGCTATCAAAGAAGCAGAGTTGGAAGAACGCGTTTACCCAACGGCTCTTTCTAAAGTCTATAATGAAAAACTTGATGACGTGACTCTAGTTTATGTTCCCGGCATCTATAACAGCATCTTTGACAGAGAAATCTTCAGTCTAGGCCTCAACGCTGTCAGCGATGAAATGGGTGTACGTGTCATCACGCCACCAGTAGAAGCAACATGCTCTAGTGATTACAATGCAGAGATCATTCTAAAATACCTTCGTGAAGATTTTAAGGCCCGTCAAGCGCGCGGTCATAAAGCTCCTCGCTACTTGATCGTGGGTTACTCTAAAGGTGCTGTTGATACACTTCATGCCTTTACAAAAGCAGGTTCTTTTGTGTCGACATACGTAAAAGGTTTCGTGGCAGTCGCGGCTCCTTTGCATGGCTCTAGCATCCTAAATACAACAGACGTTCCTTTCGCGTTGGTTTCAGCTCTTTCTGAAAATGAAGGTCCTGAAGTTTGTAAAACAGAAAAGACAGCTTCTAAGTCTATCACGCCAACAGCGATGGAAGCTTTCTGGAGAAAAAATGAGACATCCCTCATTGGTCTGACTCGTTACTTCTCTGTGACTTTCGAAAGTGATCCTGAAGATTCACACATCTTCATGAAAGCGACGAAAATCATCGGTCAGTTTGATGAAAGCAATGACGGTGTTGTGACGGTGTCTTCTTCGAAGTTCCCGAAAAAGCTGATGGCCTTGGATATGGGAACTATCAAAGCCGATCACTTGGCAGGTATCTTGTCTTCTCGCTTTAACCAAAAAGCCTTTATGAAAGGTTTGGTTCAATCGATGGCAGAATTGAATGTGACCGATGACAAAGAAAATCTTCGCTGGAACACGCAAGTGATCTTAGCTGAAGCGAATCGTCATCCCTTCAAAACTCAAAGCTACGCTCGTCTTGGAAAAGACGGTCTAGCGAAAGTGTACTCGTTAAAGGCTGAGCACTTGGTAGATTTCCTTCCGTACGGAAACTCTCACGAGTTGAACCGTCAATTAATCCCGGCGGTGAATGACCCGGCATCAAGCTATGAAGTGAAAACAAAACTTCCAAGCTCTCAGTTAAGCTATGATCCGTATGCGGTGTTGGATGTACAAAAACTTCCAGACATTATGGCGGTGAAAAAAGTCAGCCCAGCAACTCGCGCGAACATGCCAAACGGCATTAACATTGAGTACAATCACAAGAACATGGTGCACTTCCGTATGGATCACCAGTTCAATTACGAGTCGCGCTCTCCGGGTGGTTTGGATGACAACAAAGACTTTGGTTATATTACGGCGGAATACAATGGCGAGCCATGGGCTTTGATGAAGAGTGTTAATAACTCTATGCGCATGACTACTTTGGCCTACAGATTTTCACCGGTCGAGTTTTCAAAAATGAACTTAAAGCTGGCTGTAACCAAGGGTGTTAAAGGCGCGGACCCTGTAAAAGGCAAAACGGGCATTGATGACTCTGCTTTCCAGGTGTGGTTCACAGTTCGTATTGGTAAAGCGAACGGCGATCGTACTTTAGTAGATCCAAAGAATGACAAGGTTGTTCTTTTCGGTTACTACTGGGGTGATGAAGTTTCTGGTGAAAAAAGACAAGCCGGACAGATTTTTGAAAACTGGTACTCTAACAAAAATATTGTCGTAGCGACTTTGCCAGAGGCAAAACAACTTTTGCTAAACAATCAAGACATGCTGGGTAAAGCACAAAACTACCAGCGCAACTTGGCTGAAGACTTGGCAAAAGCTTTCCCGGGCGTTTCAGTTGATGATATGGAGATCGCAGCGATCACTATCCAGCATGACTCTAACGACGCGAAAGATTCTTCGGAAGCTTATTTCAAAGGATTGAGCTTCCAACCATAA
- a CDS encoding alpha/beta fold hydrolase has protein sequence MSGSREWVLIRGIVSEEFHWWDFLPEMKTRFPQDLLHTPDIIGNGKFFEKTTPWRVKPNIEGLRSQVPTNNKKILFGFSLGGMLSLEWAHTYPEEVRAVVLVNSSLNNSPFYRRMTPGAFLNIAKLAAVKDHVVKEERVLKMTSFLPEERIKSMAPVWGERSQKYPLRPTNFLWQLALASQIPQREKPQIPVLVLSSGKDKVVHPSCSERIAKKWNLPLITHPEAGHDLFLDDPHWILNQLQNWLEKEKI, from the coding sequence ATGTCGGGTTCTAGAGAGTGGGTCTTAATTCGTGGCATCGTCAGTGAAGAATTTCACTGGTGGGATTTTCTGCCCGAAATGAAGACCCGCTTCCCGCAAGATCTTCTGCATACTCCGGACATCATCGGTAATGGAAAGTTTTTTGAAAAGACCACTCCTTGGAGAGTGAAACCCAATATCGAAGGTCTTCGTTCCCAAGTTCCGACAAATAATAAAAAAATTCTTTTTGGGTTTTCTTTAGGCGGAATGCTTTCGCTTGAATGGGCGCATACCTACCCGGAAGAGGTGAGGGCGGTCGTTCTTGTAAACTCCAGTCTTAACAATTCTCCTTTTTATCGCCGAATGACTCCAGGAGCATTTCTGAATATTGCAAAGCTCGCGGCTGTGAAAGATCACGTCGTAAAAGAAGAACGCGTCTTAAAGATGACAAGCTTCCTTCCTGAAGAGCGAATTAAAAGCATGGCTCCTGTCTGGGGCGAACGAAGTCAGAAGTATCCACTGCGTCCTACCAACTTCTTGTGGCAATTGGCGCTAGCTTCGCAGATTCCGCAAAGGGAAAAACCCCAGATTCCGGTCTTAGTTTTATCGTCGGGTAAAGATAAGGTCGTGCATCCATCTTGCTCAGAGCGAATTGCAAAGAAATGGAATCTTCCTTTGATCACGCACCCCGAAGCAGGGCATGATCTTTTCTTGGACGACCCACACTGGATCCTGAATCAGCTGCAAAACTGGTTAGAAAAAGAAAAGATTTAA
- a CDS encoding phosphatase PAP2-related protein, with the protein MSLVIKSLIAAGAVAIWLFSQKLLGKRNQKHAGAIHDSVHKFTDKINATLQHHPWGSRALLISSSLIVDALGIFLIASALLGPSIRPLFGLFFLFALRQINQVITVLPTPEGMIWKDPGFPSLFVTYGVSNDLFFSGHTALAVFGALEVASLGGPLFTALAIFIVIYEVITVLLLRAHWTMDVFAGAVTALWMFTVAEKFSPAIDQWLTQF; encoded by the coding sequence ATGAGTTTGGTTATTAAAAGCTTGATCGCGGCAGGAGCTGTCGCCATTTGGTTATTCTCGCAAAAACTTTTGGGAAAAAGAAATCAGAAGCATGCGGGTGCTATTCATGATTCTGTTCATAAGTTCACCGACAAGATCAACGCCACTTTACAACATCACCCTTGGGGATCACGCGCGCTTTTAATCTCAAGCTCTTTGATTGTGGATGCTTTGGGGATCTTTCTGATTGCATCGGCTTTATTGGGCCCGTCCATCCGACCTCTTTTTGGATTGTTCTTTCTGTTCGCGCTTCGTCAGATCAATCAAGTCATCACCGTATTGCCTACGCCGGAAGGTATGATTTGGAAAGACCCGGGCTTTCCTTCCTTATTTGTGACTTACGGTGTTTCGAACGATTTGTTTTTCTCTGGTCACACGGCCTTAGCAGTCTTTGGTGCTTTAGAAGTGGCTTCTTTAGGCGGGCCCTTATTTACCGCGCTAGCTATTTTCATTGTGATTTACGAAGTAATCACTGTTCTTTTATTAAGAGCTCATTGGACGATGGACGTTTTTGCGGGTGCAGTCACAGCCCTGTGGATGTTCACGGTGGCAGAGAAGTTTTCTCCAGCCATTGATCAGTGGCTCACACAGTTTTAA
- a CDS encoding M23 family metallopeptidase: protein MTPGWNQLVKFAGCIFFVGALGSCTTFHTPLSREYFKPGGASDARSTASDHSPSIQQQLTFDWPVDRARMTRGFLPKKKRPHLGIDLAAPKGTPILASQSGTVIYAGREFRGYGKMVLIESGDGWATLYAHFDKILVSEGQRVHQGEVIGAMGRTGRATGVHLHFEIRKDRGPIDPLPLLPMSATAKL from the coding sequence ATGACACCAGGATGGAATCAGCTAGTTAAATTTGCAGGATGCATTTTCTTTGTAGGAGCGTTGGGCTCCTGCACCACTTTTCACACTCCCCTTTCACGCGAGTATTTCAAGCCGGGCGGCGCGTCTGACGCTCGCAGCACGGCTTCTGACCACAGCCCTTCGATACAACAACAGTTGACGTTTGATTGGCCCGTGGATCGCGCTCGTATGACACGTGGTTTTTTACCTAAGAAAAAACGCCCTCATTTGGGTATTGATTTGGCCGCTCCTAAAGGAACGCCGATTTTGGCTTCTCAATCAGGAACTGTGATCTATGCGGGTCGTGAGTTCCGTGGTTATGGAAAAATGGTTTTGATCGAGTCTGGCGATGGCTGGGCAACGCTTTACGCTCACTTTGACAAGATCTTGGTGTCGGAAGGCCAAAGAGTTCACCAAGGCGAAGTTATCGGCGCCATGGGCCGTACAGGACGCGCTACAGGCGTTCATTTGCACTTCGAGATCCGCAAAGATCGCGGTCCGATTGATCCTCTTCCTCTGTTGCCGATGTCAGCGACAGCAAAACTTTAA
- the glyA gene encoding serine hydroxymethyltransferase, which produces MHSTSQSLAQVDPEILAAINKESDRQQFGLEMIASENYTSRAVMEAQGSILTNKYAEGYPGKRYYGGCVNVDTVESLAIERAKKLFGVGFANVQPHSGSQANMAVYLAACKAGDTILGMDLSHGGHLTHGSPVNFSGLLFKAASYKLDAETGRINYDTIRATAKETQPKLIIAGYSAYPRLLDFAKFKEIADEVGAQLLVDMAHFAGLVATGHHPSPVPYADYITTTTHKTLRGPRGGMILTNSEEKAKTMNSRIFPGIQGGPLEHIIAGKAVAFGEALKPEFKQYSEKVIQNAKALADEMLSLGFKLVTGGTDNHLILVDLSDREITGKVAEHSLDEAGITVNKNTVPNEKRSPFVTSGVRIGTPALTTRGMGTSEMKQIAKWIAQVLNNPEDVAMKSKIHEDVKQLCKQFPIY; this is translated from the coding sequence ATGCATTCTACGTCTCAATCTTTAGCGCAAGTTGATCCTGAAATTTTAGCGGCGATTAACAAAGAATCAGATCGTCAGCAATTCGGATTAGAGATGATTGCTTCTGAAAACTACACTTCGCGTGCGGTGATGGAGGCTCAAGGCTCCATTTTGACAAATAAGTATGCGGAAGGTTACCCGGGAAAACGCTATTACGGTGGTTGCGTCAACGTCGACACTGTAGAAAGTCTTGCAATCGAAAGAGCCAAAAAACTTTTTGGTGTGGGTTTTGCGAACGTACAACCTCACTCAGGCTCTCAAGCAAATATGGCTGTTTACTTGGCGGCTTGTAAAGCGGGTGACACTATTCTTGGAATGGATCTTTCCCACGGTGGACATTTAACTCACGGTTCTCCGGTGAACTTCAGCGGACTTTTATTTAAAGCGGCTTCTTACAAGTTAGATGCTGAAACGGGTCGCATCAATTATGATACAATCCGCGCCACAGCGAAAGAAACACAACCGAAGTTAATTATCGCTGGTTACAGCGCCTACCCTCGCCTTTTGGACTTCGCAAAATTCAAAGAGATCGCAGATGAAGTCGGCGCACAGTTGCTTGTCGACATGGCTCACTTTGCAGGTCTTGTGGCGACAGGACATCATCCTTCTCCCGTTCCGTATGCAGACTATATCACGACTACTACGCACAAAACTTTGCGCGGTCCTCGTGGCGGTATGATTCTGACGAACTCAGAAGAAAAAGCGAAGACCATGAATTCACGCATCTTCCCGGGCATCCAAGGTGGACCGCTTGAACATATTATCGCCGGAAAAGCCGTGGCTTTCGGCGAAGCTTTAAAGCCCGAGTTTAAGCAATACAGCGAAAAAGTGATTCAAAACGCGAAAGCTTTGGCCGATGAAATGCTTTCTTTGGGCTTCAAACTTGTGACTGGCGGCACAGACAATCACTTGATTCTTGTGGATTTGAGCGATCGTGAAATCACAGGCAAAGTGGCGGAACATTCTTTGGATGAGGCCGGCATCACTGTAAATAAAAACACTGTGCCAAATGAAAAGCGCTCGCCGTTTGTCACAAGTGGTGTTCGTATTGGAACACCTGCTTTAACAACAAGAGGTATGGGCACTTCCGAGATGAAGCAGATTGCTAAATGGATTGCGCAAGTTCTGAATAATCCAGAAGATGTCGCAATGAAGTCCAAAATTCATGAAGATGTGAAGCAACTCTGCAAACAGTTCCCCATTTATTAG
- a CDS encoding RpiB/LacA/LacB family sugar-phosphate isomerase, whose amino-acid sequence MVVYIGCDHAGLDLKLKVMAAFPDLQWKDLGTHTPDSIDYPDYADKVCKNIVEVELQNKKNGVQDSLEGPALGILICGSGQGMAIRANRYPQVRAALCWDEDVARLSREHNNANILCMGARFIAPNLAVKMIKAFLETKFAGGRHRNRVNKLELPC is encoded by the coding sequence ATGGTTGTGTACATAGGTTGTGATCACGCAGGGTTGGATTTAAAACTGAAAGTGATGGCAGCCTTCCCCGACCTTCAATGGAAGGATTTAGGGACACACACACCCGATTCTATCGATTATCCCGATTACGCCGACAAAGTTTGCAAAAACATTGTTGAAGTAGAACTTCAAAACAAGAAAAACGGAGTTCAAGATTCACTTGAAGGTCCTGCTTTGGGTATTTTGATCTGTGGATCAGGCCAAGGTATGGCGATCCGTGCAAATCGTTACCCGCAAGTGCGCGCCGCTCTTTGTTGGGACGAAGATGTCGCTCGTCTTTCAAGGGAACATAATAATGCAAACATTCTTTGCATGGGGGCTCGTTTCATTGCGCCTAATTTGGCCGTGAAAATGATCAAAGCTTTTTTAGAAACGAAGTTTGCTGGCGGCCGACATCGAAATCGAGTCAATAAGCTCGAACTTCCCTGCTAG